CCTTTCCTAAAATAGCCTGAGCGGTTTCTACTAAATCTGCTTCAGCTAAGGATTTTCCAATGTTCATTCCTAGAGCGAGAAGGAAGGTATTTGCCATACCCCCACCAATGATCAACTTATCCATGCGTGGCACTAAATGCTGGAGTACATCAATTTTACTGGACACTTTCGCTCCACCAACTAGCGCTGCAACTGGACGTTTGGGATCACCTAGTGCAGCTTGAAGTGCTTCTAGTTCAGCTACCATACTGGGCCCAGAATATGCCGGCAGAAACTTGCTGATTGCATGGGTTGAAGCGTGGGCTCTATGAGCCGCAGAAAAGGCGTCGTTCACATAAATTTCTGCATGCGCAGCCAGTTGCTCGGCAAACTCGGAATCATTTGCTTCTTCCTCAATGTGAAAACGAAGATTTTCAAGTAAAGCTACGTCACCTGCTTTCATCCCTTTGGTTTTAGCCAATGCTTCCTGGCCCACTGCTTCTCGAATGAATTCAATTCTCAGGTTGGATAATTGAGCCAATGAATCTGCTACTGGTTCCAGAGACATTGCAGCATTAAACTTTCCGTTAGGCCTACCCAGGTGACTGGTCACGATGACAATCGCTCCAGCCTTATGCAGATACTGAAGAGTTGGGATAAACCTTTGAATGCGTGTAGCATCAGTGACCTTACCTTCCATCATAGGAACATTAAGATCCGCTCTCAAAAGGACTCTTTTGCCCTGCAATTCAACACGGTCAAGTTTTCGCAAAATTTTCATCAATAGCCCTTCAACACAGTAAAAGATTATTTTGAAGCAAAGATACTTTAAAGATACTCACAACACATTGTTCCTATGATTACCCAAGAGTATATCAAATTCATTCAGAGTACTAGATTACCAAAAAATCAGTTCCAAAACAGTAATTTTCATCTGAACTGAATTTTAGATCTGGAACTCCTAAATCTAGCATTTCCAATGAAAAATCTGACTTTCAAACAATTAAGGGCTCTGAAAAGTGTGGCCCTCACAGGATTTGTGACAGCGGCTTCCGAAGAACTCGCTGTAACACCGCCAGCTGTGACTTTACAACTTCAGCAACTAGAGGAACAAGTGGGATTACCTCTATTGGAGCGGGGGCAGAATGGCTTCTGCCTGACAGAAGCTGAGAAGGTGATCTTTGATTTAGTGAAGCAACTAGAGCAGCAGTTCCGACAAGCTGAAAAGTTCATCTATAATTTGCGTGGTGTTGAAGGTTGAAGAATTAGAATTGGAGTCATCAGTATAGCAAAATACTTTATGCCGAAAGCGATTGCTGCGTTTTTGAAAGATCATTTGGAGATTCATCTGGACCTGAAGGTCGGTAATCGCCAGGAAATTGTCTCTGGCCTCCGTTCAGCAAGTTTTGATTTTGCCCTCATGGGACCGCCCACATTGGGACCTTGCGGTTATCTCAGAAGTGATTTGTGACCATCCACATGTGTTTATTTCCTCTCCCTCACATTCTCTCTCGGACATAAAAAATATTACTTTTTAGAAGCTCATCAATGAGACGCCTTTGCTTCGGGAACAAG
This DNA window, taken from SAR324 cluster bacterium, encodes the following:
- a CDS encoding phosphoglycerate kinase → MKILRKLDRVELQGKRVLLRADLNVPMMEGKVTDATRIQRFIPTLQYLHKAGAIVIVTSHLGRPNGKFNAAMSLEPVADSLAQLSNLRIEFIREAVGQEALAKTKGMKAGDVALLENLRFHIEEEANDSEFAEQLAAHAEIYVNDAFSAAHRAHASTHAISKFLPAYSGPSMVAELEALQAALGDPKRPVAALVGGAKVSSKIDVLQHLVPRMDKLIIGGGMANTFLLALGMNIGKSLAEADLVETAQAILGKAKECGCEILLPVDAVVANALSADALSQTVHVDNVAEDQMILDVGPDSIELFNNHLGECQTLLWNGPLGAFEVNPFGDGTFAVAMQAAKLTNERKLLTVAGGGDTVAALNVAGVAVSFSYVSTAGGAFLEWLEGKELPGVSVLFES
- a CDS encoding LysR family transcriptional regulator, with amino-acid sequence MKNLTFKQLRALKSVALTGFVTAASEELAVTPPAVTLQLQQLEEQVGLPLLERGQNGFCLTEAEKVIFDLVKQLEQQFRQAEKFIYNLRGVEG
- a CDS encoding LysR substrate-binding domain-containing protein; its protein translation is MGVISIAKYFMPKAIAAFLKDHLEIHLDLKVGNRQEIVSGLRSASFDFALMGPPTLGPCGYLRSDL